A stretch of Vigna angularis cultivar LongXiaoDou No.4 chromosome 4, ASM1680809v1, whole genome shotgun sequence DNA encodes these proteins:
- the LOC108332046 gene encoding two-component response regulator ARR12, with the protein MAVENQRDHLGDEDGGGDRFPVGMRVLAVDDDPLCLKVLENLLRKCQYQVTTTNQAVEALKMLRENRNKFDLVISDVNMPDMDGFKLLELVGLEMDLPVIMLSAHSDTKLVMQGVTHGACDYLLKPVRIEELKNIWQHVVRRKNFDGRDQSKASNDEKALNIAGEGSLSLRSENSADQNKRLGKKRKDQSEEEEDDGEGNGDDDDPSAQKKPRVVWSVELHRKFVAAVNQLGLEKAVPKKILDLMNVEGLTRENVASHLQKYRLYLKKANHQANMVAALGGSDSYLRMGSIEGFGDFCTASGSGRISNTTLPSYASSGIFSRLNSPAGLNMRGISTSALIRPVQTQNMNSSLNALGNIQPSIFSANQSSSLLQGIPTSIELNQSKQSNCSTGLSQLSQVDSSAFTVASGFPDSRATTVNGPNNSLSCGSNNHIILQGNPQQTHGPGTFRNQSSVRAASLNAESFGIGGSSNMLDYNRCNKNWQNAAQLSKFPSNPLPLCEAFSNDQLPPTSINVSNSGTHIGNSPVDFSSRMAMTFPLEDVQALSYTPQQRWEEHKLDYDQNLSRPFNPVNSYASSSAATSSMGHGLNQNNTICSNRINASLVGPCTEVDKFSSDIPLKSNEAYILEQLKSQEGFMQNTFGTLDDIMGAMVKREQNELTLLDGEIVFDASYPVGSCN; encoded by the exons ATGGCTGTGGAAAATCAAAGGGATCATTTGGGGGATGAAGATGGGGGTGGTGACCGTTTTCCCGTGGGTATGCGTGTTCTGGCAGTGGATGACGACCCACTTTGTCTCAAAGTGTTGGAGAATCTGCTTCGCAAATGCCAGTATCAGG TTACTACAACTAATCAGGCAGTCGAGGCTCTGAAAATGTTGAGGGAAAACAGAAACAAGTTTGACCTTGTAATCAGCGATGTGAATATGCCTGACATGGATGGATTTAAGCTCCTTGAGTTGGTAGGACTTGAAATGGACCTCCCTGTCATCA TGTTGTCAGCACACAGTGATACAAAGCTGGTGATGCAGGGTGTTACACATGGGGCTTGTGACTATTTACTGAAACCTGTTCGAATTGAAGAGCTGAAGAACATATGGCAGCATGTGGTCCGAAGAAAGAATTTTGACGGCAGGGATCAGAGCAAGGCTTCCAATGATGAAAAGGCTCTGAATATTGCTGGGGAAGGTAGCCTAAGCCTAAGATCAGAAAACAGTGCTGACCAGAATAAAAGGCTTGGTAAAAAAAGGAAGGACcagagtgaggaagaagaagatgatggggAAGGGAATGGAGATGATGATGACCCCTCAGCACAGAAGAAACCTCGTGTTGTTTGGTCTGTTGAGCTGCATAGAAAATTTGTTGCTGCTGTTAATCAACTTGGCCTAGAAA AGGCTGTTCCCAAGAAAATTCTTGACCTGATGAATGTTGAAGGGCTTACCAGGGAAAATGTGGCAAGCCATCTACAG AAGTATAGACTCTATCTGAAAAAGGCAAACCATCAAGCTAACATGGTTGCTGCATTGGGTGGTAGTGATTCTTACTTACGAATGGGTTCAATCGAAGGATTTGGAGATTTTTGCACCGCTTCTGGTTCTGGAAGGATCTCAAACACTACATTACCATCATATGCATCTTCTGGAATTTTCAGTAGGCTGAATTCCCCAGCTGGATTGAACATGCGAGGAATCAGTACTTCTGCACTTATCCGTCCTGTTCAGACTCAAAACATGAACAGCTCCTTAAACGCACTTGGAAACATTCAGCCATCAATTTTTTCTGCAAATCAGAGCTCAAGTTTGTTACAGGGCATTCCAACATCAATTGAGCTTAACCAATCTAAGCAAAGCAACTGTTCAACCGGTTTATCGCAGCTAAGCCAAGTTGATTCAAGTGCATTTACAGTTGCCTCTGGTTTTCCAGACAGTAGGGCTACTACAGTTAATGGTCCAAACAATTCTCTATCATGTGGctcaaataatcatataatcTTACAAGGAAATCCACAGCAAACACATGGCCCAGGAACTTTTAGAAATCAGTCTTCTGTTAGAGCAGCTTCCTTGAATGCAGAATCTTTTGGCATAGGTGGTTCTTCTAATATGTTGGATTATAATCGGTGCAACAAAAACTGGCAGAATGCGGCACAGCTATCCAAATTTCCGTCCAATCCCTTACCATTGTGTGAGGCTTTCAGCAATGACCAACTGCCTCCCACTAGCATCAATGTTTCCAACTCAGGCACTCATATTGGCAACAGTCCGGTTGATTTTTCTTCCAGAATGGCAATGACTTTTCCTTTGGAAGATGTACAGGCTTTAAGCTACACACCACAACAAAGATGGGAAGAACATAAATTGGATTATGACCAAAACTTGAGTCGACCCTTCAATCCTGTAAATTCATATGCTTCTTCCAGTGCAGCAACAAGTTCTATGGGGCATGGCttaaatcaaaataacacaATTTGTAGCAATAGAATTAATGCATCTTTGGTTGGTCCATGCACTGAAGTTGATAAATTCTCTTCTGACATTCCACTGAAGTCGAATGAAGCCTACATTTTGGAGCAATTAAAGTCCCAAGAAGGATTTATGCAGAATACTTTTGGTACCTTGGATGACATAATGGGTGCAATGGTCAAAAGG GAACAAAATGAGTTAACGTTGTTGGATGGAGAAATTGTATTTGATGCCTCCTACCCTGTTGGATCATGCAACTGA